Part of the Lycium ferocissimum isolate CSIRO_LF1 chromosome 6, AGI_CSIRO_Lferr_CH_V1, whole genome shotgun sequence genome, TGGCTGATTCAATTTTAagcaaaaatatttcaaaacactTAGCAGGCGTTTGGGCAtgtggtttgaaaccatgagatgaaatcaacgtttggacatgcatttcatctcatggtttgaaatcccaaattatctaaaaagacatgatttggggttttaaaccatggtttcaataattttaaatataaaatttgacccataaatttatattttgtaaaaaaaaaaactcataaattaatagatatttttaacaattacctcaccaatcatttaccaacctttattttTTAGCATCCGGACCAATTTAGGAGCCAACTCACTCTAACTAGACCAGACTAATCCCTTTTTGTTCcggtaaataaataaaaaaaaaaacctcagtATCAGCCGGCCGTCATAATTTATTACAATAACCTACGAGATTATtattacaacacaaacaaaatagGACCACAAGCATGAACATTTTTCAATACACGAAGGAGCAATCGGGTCCCTATCTCTCTGTCCTAAGCCTAGCAATTTCATATTCAACATTTGATTTTACTTTTCAAGTTCATATAAGATAACAAAATTCCTGGCTATTCCCTCTGTTTCTAAATAAATTGTGTTTTAcgtttttcattttattttaaaataagtgatgttttaagaagaaattaatcttattctttcaaaattacccttatttacataattacgtagcttttctaaaaaatagaTAACTTAGAAAgagattaaaattttattaggggtaagttagtaaaaatactcataattttctaggagtgagcaacttcttaaggggcgtgcatAAGTTAAAAACGCCACGGAGGGAGTATTCTTTAACCAAATCATTCTTACCCTTTCTAGTTAACTCAAGTGGACTGATACCAAATATTTCGGAATATCCCAAAATAGAAAGATTATCACGAAAATATTGAGACTGCTATATTCATAATTACAACTGCTGCCGATCTTATGAAACATATTCCCTATAAGAAATTAATGTTCAAAATAATATTACAAAATTAAACTTCTATTACATAAATTCCATTTTTGAAATGCTAAAAATCCTGATACCACATTTTTTGTCGGTTTTCAATTCGTAAGTCAAAAATATTGATTGCTTTCTATCGATTTTTACTGTCGATAATGGACCATTTTTCTTAGTAGTAGTTGAAGTTTTAATTTCGAAAATAAATTCCTTTATAGCACTCTCGGGAGGAGGATCTATTGCCAATTTTCACGCTAATAACTAGGGGAAAGCTGAGTTGACTGACTTGCTTTAATTATATGTGTAGAAAAAGACGACAAAAACaacctttcattttcattactatatatatataacaaaatttacaaaaaaaaaatgagaaagaacTAAAAGCTGATACCTAACAACGAATTGAGCAGCTTGAACATAAAAATGAGAAAGAACTGAAAGCTGATACCGAACAACGAACCAAGTTCAACCATaaacctgtttttttttttttttaacgtaacaacataaaaaaaaagaaatagacaaatgaaaaagaaaaaaaaagactaattaCAAATAGTACCCTTTATGCTTGAGATTACTTGGTATTTAAGTTACTAAAAGGTGATAAAGCCAACTAGGGGTAGTTTGCTAAAAGGCTACTTCCAAAACTTAATTAGCTAGAAGGTCACAAGTCTCAAAGAATTGGAGTAAAGGCCACCATTTATGACGTCATCATTGTCAGATGCGTCACGACAACCCTAGCCccaaagttttgaaaattaCATTTTGGTCCCACACCCCCAACATTTTAATTACcttaaatagaaataaaaaaataaaatatttcccTCCAAAAGCTCCCGATTTCTGCAATTTTCAGATCCCGTTTCCGGCAAAAATTTCGGCTTTTCACCGAAAAATCAGTCCCCAATGACGGAAAGCTTCTACGTTTCAGCCATTATAAGTAAAAGCTAGTAGAAATCGTTGAGAAGGAGCTTTCCTCATTGTTGTAAAAGCTCACTTTTCCGGCGAAAATTGCGACTTCATTCTGACATTCCGTCAATTCTCCATTCAAATACCTCAAGTCGTAACTGGTAAGAGCTTTCTCCCCCTTTCTTTTTGGTTCTGCATCTGGTACAGCTCGTCGGTCAGTAATAGACCACAGTCATTAACGAGTCATCGATCAGCCATAGACCAAGGTCATAGTCTATTATAGATTTATTATGGCGTCGATTGCAGAATATATTATAGTAGGTGGTGATTACATGGGTGAATGGGAGGAGACTCCAAAATGTTGGAATTGGAATTCTGTGAGCAAGGTGACAGTCTTAGGTGCCGTGCGTCGCAATGGTACGTATAATGACTTGGTCATGAGCATAATGGAAAGGGGGAGTTAAATTGTGAGCCTAGTGACTTACGCATTAGTTATATGATTAATGCTCTGCCCACTAAGGGAAAAACCCATCCTTCTTTCATAACGATAGGCAGGTGGGATTGTACTGATGGTTCTAGGCCTATTTTAAGAATAAATGTTGTTGAAAGGTCTCAAGTTGAGTCTACATCAGCAGCACTACCCCCACCCACAGACCCACCATTGCCACAACATTTAGCCGATGATGCTTCAATACAATATGAGGGCCTGGGTGATTATTTAATAGATATGGATGATCCtgatagtgatgaagaagagTGTGATGGAGATAATGTGGGTGATGGGCATCCAAGTGGTTCACAAAGCAACCACAACTTCAATGATGGAACCGTTTTTTACAATGGGCAAACGTTTGACAACAAGGATTATTTGAAGGTTttattgaagaaaattttgaataaaGACCCCTTTTGTTTAAAACCGAACAAGAGTAATAACAAATATTATAAGGTGGAATGCAAATCTCCTAATTGTGGTTGGATGTTGCGGGCCAGTAAGTACGAGAACTCAGATAGATTTCACATTTACAAGTACGTTGGTGATCACACTTGCGGGGTTGAACATGTTACGAGCACTTATAAGAATGCCTTGGCAGTTGTCCTTGCATCAGTCTTGATGAATGACTATATTGACAACAAAGGGCCAATGACAAAGGAAATTCAGAGGACGGTTTTCAGGGAGTTTCATTGTAAACCAAGCTACTGGAAGTGTTGGAAGGCGGGTACAATGGCTAAGAACATGGTTAGGGGGACACCGGAGCATAGGTATGCTTGCTTACCGGCTTATTCTTACATGGTTGAAACTCTAAATCCAGGTTCCAGAATTTGCATTAGCCTTGATGATGTAAACatgtttaaatattattttgtagCTTACGCAGCTTGCATTCGAGGATATACCCACATGTGAAAGGTTATTGTCGTTGACGGCACTGGCAAGTACGAGGGTGTATTGTTGTCTGTCGTCGCACAGGATAATGAGAGCCATGTCTATCCAATTGCTTTTTGTGTGGTGGACAAGAAGTGTGATGAATCTTGGACCTACTTCTTCGAGCAACTGAAGCATATAATCCCCCATGAACCAGACTTGTGCATCATCTCTGATAGGCACAAGAGCATAGCTAACAGTGTTTCCAGAATTTTTGAGCATGCTCATCATGGACTATGCATGAAGCATCTCGGTGATAACCTACATAAAAATTACCAATGTGGAGAATCTTTTCATGTATGCTATGATGCAGCAAAGGCATATGGTTATCGGGAGTGTAGTgaacattttcatcaattcaggGATAAATGCCCCGAAGCAGTTAATTCCCTCGAGTTTGATATTGGATTTGACAAGTGGAGCGAAGCACATTTTCCAGCAAATAGGTACGATGTTTTGACCACAAACATTGCTGAGTTGCTAAACTCAATGTTGAGGGGAGAGTACCCTGTGACTGCCTTATTCACTTCCATTTCTAGGAGGTTTGCTGAAATTTTCATGTAGAGGCGTGCAAATATCAACTGTTCAATCAATTTATTTGTGCCTTCGGCTGAAAAGACGATAAGAGAAAAGATGAATGAGGGTGACTCCTTGTTTGTCGATAAAAACGGGAATGCCAACGAGTTTGTCGGCAGTGGCCTAACTACCAAAGTCAATctactgaaaaaaaaaacatgttcttGTAGAGAGTATGGCTTGCTGAAATTATCACACGCTCACGCGATGGCAACCTTGAGATTGAAGTATGAATATGATTATGGTTCAAGCATCTACGACTATTCCTTGCCTATGTATAAAGTTCAATCTTACATTCCTGTATTTGCTGAAACTATTTATGTAGTCCCTCTAGAGTCAGAATGGGATGTCCCAGAGAAGTGTGCAAACATCTACATTCCTCCACCCATTTACTACCCCAAACTTGGAAGAAAGAGAGTGAAGCGTATTCCTGACATCGCGAAATCTTTCAAGTCCAAGGTAATTAGAAAAGGGAAGAGAAATAAGTGCTCGATTTGCAAGGGAACTGGCCATAAGAAAACAGCATGCCAATATTTGAGAGAACATCCACTTGATTGTTTTCCATTTCAATGTAATTTTGTTGTATTAATTCTGAACAATGAATGTAGTTCAATATTAATCAACTTTGTTTTAGTCTATCATagattataaatggatttatAATTACCAGTCGGTTGTTCTATAATATTTCATTGTTCCGATATTAATCATCTATTGGGAGGTCTATACTCCCCAAGTAAAACCCTTATATATGCGGAACTGACACAGTTTAAAACACATAATGAGTAATTTTAAAAAAGCTGCAAGTTTGACGTCTAATCACACCGATCAAATACAAAATTAAATGCCACCTCCATGGCCAATGTCAAGTGTCTCTCCATCCATTGGCCGACGGTTTGCTAAACTGATGTAACCAGTCTATATATCTTATTCAGTTCATATTTCCTCCATTTGAAAAATAACTCAAACCCCATAGAAACTCAAAACCTTCATATCTCAAATGGCAAGAATAATCCGAGTTCGCGTTGCTAAGCACCAAGCTTTTCAAACTCCATCACCTGGTCTTCTTTTGCTCCGCAACGACTTTGAAAAGCTCTTTAGGGGTCTTTGGAGAGGACAGAGAGAGGCTTGAGAGGGCTCTCCACAGGATCATACGATTTTTGCGTGTTCTGTTGGATATGAACAATGTTGATCTCGATACCTTCACCCCCCTGCAACCCCCTAGTTTAtttgtttagtgttttagttttaatttttaaatatattttcattttagtgAAAGTTTTTTGCAAAGCTTTCATTTGTGAAAGTTGTAGATGGAAATTTTGGGCTTTCATATATGAAAGCTTTTGGCTATTTTTGCTGTTTTTTTGGTGGGTTGCACTGAAATGAAATCTATGGTTGCTTATATATTTCTTGTGTTGTGTTTCATTTATGTCCTCTCTTGATTTATTATGCTGGGTCAGTCAAAATAAAGCCAAGTGTTTTGGGTCGATTATAAATCCTAATAATAAACCACTATAATCGATAATAACTCATCGTCACAAACTATTATAGACCGTTGCGGTTGATTATAAACCGTAGTAATAAAGGTGGCTGTTGGAATGAGAAGCCTCCTAAATTTGCACAAGTCCAAcaaaccccccaccccccaaaaaaaaagtgaaccccaaaCCCCAAATCTAGAAAaaggcataaataaataaaaagacttgatactaTTAAAACATTATAATatcactttaatacatcatgtGAGAGTCCCTATCCATTATACACATGATCCAAGGAGTTTAAGCACACATAATTGTCCTTAAATCACTAATATTTGTCTTAAaaagtcataaaaaaaataaaaagactttatactatttaaacattataataacactttaatacatcacGTGAGAGTTTCCATCTATTAGACATATGATTCAAAGAGTTTAAGCACACGTAATGGTCCTTAAATCActaatatttgtctaaaaaaagtcataaataataaaataaaataaataaaaagacttgatctcatttaaacattataagaaaactttaatacatcatatgagagtctcCATCCATTAGAAACATGATCCAAAGAGTTAAGAGTTTAAGCAAACTTATTGGTTCCTTAGAACAAGATTGTGCTTTGAGAACAATGACTTGTTGTCAGACTAATTGGATAGTAGTGATATGATTACCATTACTTGTGCTTAAACTCTTTGGATCATGTGTATAATGGATGaggactctcatatgatgtattaaagtgatattataatgtttaaataacatcaagtctttttatttattttatttatttatgacttTTTTAGATAAATATTAGTGATTTAAGGACCATTACGTGTGCTGAAACTCTTTGGATCATGTATCTAATGTATGGGaactctcatatgatgtatgaaagtgttattataatgtttaaatagtatcaagtatttttatttattttattttattatttatggatTTTTTAGAGAAATATTAGTGATTTAAGGGCCATTACATGTGCTTAAACTCTTTTGATCGTGTGTCTAACGGATGGGAAATCTCACATGATTTATTAAAGTGGTATTACAATGTTTAAATGGGAACaggtctttttatttattttatattatttatttatccctttttctagatttggggtttggggttcacctttttttttttttgggtctgtTGGACTTGTGCAAATTTAGGAGCCCTCTCATTCCAACAGTCGCCTTTATTACTATGGTTTATAATCAACTGGAACGGTCTATAATAGTTTGTGACGAtgatttattattgtttatagtgGTTTATTATCAGTTTAGTTTATAATTGACCCAGAACACTTGGCTTTATTTTGAGTGACCCAgccacatattttttttttttacaacggtaataaaataaaaaattcttaaatttaCAACAGTGACAATACACCCATCCCCATATAAAACCGACCCAAAATTCAAACTCATCTATTGtctcttttcttgatcaaaCACCTCCATAGTCTCTTTTTTTGATCAAACTTCTATATTATCTTTCTTGATCAAACTCCtcaattatcttttttcttgatcaaaacaTCCAAAATGTCTCATATATCCTAAGCATCTCAACCACAAGATCCCGACATTTGTTTCTGCGGTGAATACACTGTCTTGAAGACATCAAACACCACAAAGAATCCAGGTCGCAGATTCTTTAATTGTGCAGTTGGAAGTTGGAACTGTGAGTTTCTAATTCCCAAGGTATACGTTTTTATGTGGTTTCAGTATAAAAACCTCTACTCGATTGGTGTTTGTTTTAGGAATATGGTGGCTGCGACTATTTTAGGTTTATTGATCCACACCTCGACACAACagcaaaaaaaatctcaaatgaGCCAAGGACCTAGAAGGAGCCTAGGTGGATCTGAAACACCAACATGAAAAGGCTTAATCAAATTTGAACTGCAAAATAGGCTCAGAGAATCTTCAGAGAATGGGGAATCACTTCAGTCATTGTTAAGAGaatctgaagaaaaaaaggatCACTTGAAAGACATGCTGAGAAAGACCAAAATTGAGAGGGATGAACTAAAACAGAGGTTGATGATGGCTAAAGAGAAAGTGAATGGActaaatatgatttttatgaTGTATTAGCGGTGTTTGCTATATGAAAATGTGTAATAGGGGTGTAGTGAGATTGGGTCTTTTATTTTGGGCGTATGAACAATTATGAATAATATGAAGCggatttaaaaatatatttgtttgtCCTCAAGCGTTACAACATCTCTATTGAGTATGTGTATAAACTTTATTCATAGTCGATAATAGTAAATATTAACTCACAGTCGATGATCAACAATCATTGTAGCTGATAATTCTATTAAAATGTGACTACTACTCATAAAAACAGTCATATTTGAAGACATCCAAAATATTTAAGCACATCCAAATTCACAAGGCAACAACACACTTAGATACATAacagttaattaattgtttgttaaaatagtcatatttgaagaCATCCAAAATATTTAAGCACATCCAAATTCACGAGGCAACAATACATAACAGtcaaattaattatttgttaaaatagtcatatttgaaaatatcaaaaatacTTAAGCACATCCAAATTCTCAAGGCAACAACACATATAGATACACAATAGTCATATTAAGCATTAGTAGTGATCAAAACACCCAAACAGTCATATTAAGCAGTAGTAGTGATTGTTTATCATTCTCCACCACACATCCAaccaaaaatacttattttttacaatCCAAATACCAATTCACTTGTCCAAAGAACAATTAATCTGGGCGAGGACGCCCGACACAAATTTTTTAGAGTCAAACTCAACATCAGCTTGATTCGGCTCACTAGCATCCTTCTCATTAACATGAGTAGGGACAACTTTTGCCTTTTCAACTTCAGCAGTTGGCGCAGGAACATCTGCTGCCATCTCAGCTTGAGTAGTTGGCATAGGGAGCTCAACCTTCTCAAGTTTCTCAACTTTAGAAACTGGTCTAGGGACCTCAACCTTCTCAATAACAATAGTTGGTCTAGGGATATCAACCTGCTTAACCTCAGCAGCTGGTCTAGGGACCTCAGCAGTTCGCTCAACACCTACATTCACTTTGTTGATAGTAGATCGTTCCATATGTGCTTGCACTGAATTTTTTGGACATAATTAAAAAGAATGCAAATTACATCATacttacaacaaaaaaaaaaaatcaacatgtTCACCTTTCTCTTTGGGATTCTCTTGCTTCTTCTTCGCCTTCACGCTCCTTCTAAATTTTTCCGCCTCCACATAAGCGAAAAGAACATTCAGAGACTCCTCCATTTTATCCACACGCTGCTGCAGTTCCACCTGCTCTATCTGCTCTGATGGGCCCCCACTTGGTGCGACACGACCCTTAGACGTCCCAAGCAACATTGCCACCTAAATCTTCTGAATGCATATCTTCCCCATCAAATGAGAGCTTCTCGGGCTCCCTTCCACATCTACTACGAGGCTTTGAGGCATACTGAGTATCCTCCTCATCAGAATTATTCTTGGGATCCTTTTCCAACCTACTAGGAGCCTTCGAGCCATTCTTTGGTGTAACCAATACGGTCACACCTTCCAATTCATGCTTCAATTTATCTATGATTGGATCCTTAACCTTATCATCAAATTCCAAGAAGTCTTTCATATAGTCCTGTTTAAGCTCAAGCATTGTAGGGATGATGTAAGCACGCACAACCTACAAATAagcaaaatattaataatagaCTCCAAATTTATACTTGTGAAACTCCAGCTCGAATCCTAAATGGATCACTTTCAGTAAATCGCTCCATTTTTGTGGTGTGTCATACACTACCAAAAAATGGGCAATTTatggaggttgaaagttgcaattcgcggagGTTTTAGCCTCTTATAGCAACTAGCGGAGGCTAAAACCTCCgtgaattgcaactttcaaccttcgcaaattatctttttttttttttgtagtgccACCTAAGCATCTGTCACGCCCTTAACCATGGTCTGGgtgtaacacggcactcggtgccttgctgcatgcgaccgagcgaaccacatggcttgctgaatcaacatggggcatgtactgatgcggaatatactataacatgcatGGTGAGAATGAAGCATAGGTTAATAAATCATAAGTTTGAAATTAAATGATAAATGCTGAGCCAATACTGGCTATATGATTCTgaatatatgatatgacataactgaactagtctagtctatgaaacctctaacatgagtctgactgctaaactGTTTTCCGAGACAAGGCCTTCGATATGCCTTTACTGCATAactgataataaataaataaagataaaaccccaaatgagatggggctcaccaatagctgatacaTGCAAAGTCCTAACGAGTTGAatcgtcgtcctgtaaatctgtatcgtgaaatgcaggccccagGCAAATAAAAGGGGACATCAGTACATTCagattgtactggtatgtaaaacaactgaatgaaataagtatggcacatgaaataacgGAACTGAAATTGAAACTGTATCTGTAAattgaacatgaacatgaatatgtGTAACATGAATAAGATATTTTAAGTCTATAAAGATATCTGTGGAGAGCATTAGTaaaaccgacatgtaaccactaCGTAAGCACGTAGCGTCTaatctctgcccgatcagctaagccatcctgTACCTTGttggggtacaagacatgactggatccaataacccgcaatgggtaaacatgaaggaatcatcctaattgggcggagcgatccttatcctatgcTGGCATACATAGTTTCAGGCTGTCTGAACCTTGTCGGTAATTTGTGCCACTCCCAAAACATCaacatggatataattggcttgctagcccatgaattatataaacatgattgtaACCATAATTCGTGATTGTATTGTAACATGAAGATAgatatatagtataacttgtatgaaaacatggaagcatgtagaagttcatgaaaataaacataaaagttcatatcttgcatttaaaaatccatggaatgcaaagtatgagtTTTCATGGAATACGGACAGACTCGCAATAACCAAAagggaatattaagaacacaataacgaattaTTAAAGCAAACATGGTATATCTTGGTAAATgcacttagggttatcatgaacatgtctagaatcctagttttggtgaactttcgtataatcatggaagaacgcggcgtggggaagaacaatgatgttcccacacgtagatagaaatcCTATATACCTGTaaacgctccaaaacttgtaaccAAACTTCAAAAGCTTGAACCTTgagccttgagatgggttttcttgaaaactatAGGTTAGCAACAATGGATTCTTGTTTAAAAATCACagatacatgttagaattcacttaaaaggcttggaataggcttaccttagtGTATCTTGATGGTACAAGGAGAAGAACTTCGTGCCAGGGCTTGGAAATATGAaaagtgggattaaaaaatGAACCCACGTATTTATACTATTTGCTGAAGCGAGGAAAGTATGGGCACAATGTACGGCCCATACATTGTACGTCCCTTATATTATGGAAGTACCTCGTATGTCAATTTCCAGAAGCTAGGATTTTTAGTCTGTGAGGTACGTGATGAAAAGTACAGCCCGTACTTTAAAGTACATCTCGTACAAATTGTACGGCCAAGAAGTACGCCCTGTACAATaatgtacgtcccgtacattTAGGCCGTACCTGGAATTGTCAAATTCCAGTGACTTATGATTTTCCCCCGTAAGGTACGTTCAAGAAGTACGTCTCCAACAAAAATGTATGGCCCGTACATTTTGACGTGGATGCACTTTTACCGTTCTGAGGCGATTTCAATCTCAACACACTCcgtcttggtttctaagtctCAAATTATGAACGTAACTTAGTTAGGAGGTATGAGGTGTTACAACATCCTAGGAATAGGCAAAGGAACCTCATCTGATTTTTCCAAAGATATAGTCCAAGTGTGGAGAAAGCTTAATAAGCCCAGACCTATAATGACAAAAATAATCGCTGATTGTAAAAATAAATCACACACATTCTATACTCTACTATAGCTGTAGTTTATAATATTTATCATGAATGCTTAGGGGAAACCGTAGAGAGCATATGATGGCATCTTCTTATCAACGTGGGTTTAGTAGTGCCTGAGAATGTCTACCttgttcttcaagtattccaaGGTAAGTTCAAAGGATTCCTTTCCCCAAGGATAGCTCTGGAAGAATTCCAAATTGTCAGCCATTTTAATCATATCATGGTCCACACCCCTGGACACATCTTTGGCCATCAAAATTGTATGCAAAAACCACACAAGACAATATTTAagcttttcttctttatttagcCTAGGCCTTCTTATCACCGACAATAGCCTTTCTGATGAAATCTTCTTGTTTCGAGTAACCTTTGAGCAGAATGCTACCCCTTTCTTAATTGCCATG contains:
- the LOC132059158 gene encoding uncharacterized protein LOC132059158; amino-acid sequence: MLLGTSKGRVAPSGGPSEQIEQVELQQRVDKMEESLNVLFAYVEAEKFRRSVKAKKKQENPKEKVQAHMERSTINKVNVGVERTAEVPRPAAEVKQVDIPRPTIVIEKVEVPRPVSKVEKLEKVELPMPTTQAEMAADVPAPTAEVEKAKVVPTHVNEKDASEPNQADVEFDSKKFVSGVLAQINCSLDK
- the LOC132061064 gene encoding uncharacterized protein LOC132061064, whose amino-acid sequence is MINALPTKGKTHPSFITIGRWDCTDGSRPILRINVVERSQVESTSAALPPPTDPPLPQHLADDASIQYEGLGDYLIDMDDPDSDEEECDGDNVGDGHPSGSQSNHNFNDGTVFYNGQTFDNKDYLKVLLKKILNKDPFCLKPNKSNNKYYKVECKSPNCGWMLRASKYENSDRFHIYKYVGDHTCGVEHVTSTYKNALAVVLASVLMNDYIDNKGPMTKEIQRTVFREFHCKPSYWKCWKAGTMAKNMVRGTPEHRYACLPAYSYMVETLNPGSRICISLDDVIVVDGTGKYEGVLLSVVAQDNESHVYPIAFCVVDKKCDESWTYFFEQLKHIIPHEPDLCIISDRHKSIANSVSRIFEHAHHGLCMKHLGDNLHKNYQCGESFHVCYDAAKAYGYRECSEHFHQFRDKCPEAVNSLEFDIGFDKWSEAHFPANRYDVLTTNIAELLNSMLRGEYPVTALFTSISRRFAEIFM